A stretch of the Leucoraja erinacea ecotype New England chromosome 40, Leri_hhj_1, whole genome shotgun sequence genome encodes the following:
- the mcrs1 gene encoding microspherule protein 1, with protein MSNSSSASQTSCLLEGRSLDKAEQQCTLGTIGTRLMSTGPVGRSDGDQSPSAQKRTATQAFSLLPKRRSSSRSIKRKKFDDELVESSLAKSSTRAKGPTGMEPARYSGSEPSSNEKKKISKSTTVPLAPSSIIKRLKKSKQPLQVTKDLGRWKPTDDLLLINAVLQTNDLTAVHLGVKFSCHFMLREIQERWYALLYDPVISKLACQAMRQLHPEAIAAIQAKALYSKAEEQQLAKIGSTSQPTLDTFQELLNKHPNVFYQSRTAKSLQVHWQLMKQYYLLEDQTVQPLPKGDQVLNFSDAEDMIDDSKLKETRDDVLEHELTLADRRQKREIRQLEQELPKWQVLVDSVTGISSPDFDNQTLAVLRGRMVRYLMRSREITLGRATKDNQIDVDLSLEGPAWKISRRQGIIKLKNDGDFFIANEGRRPIYIDGRPVLSGNKWKLNNNSVVEIAGLRFVFLINQDLIALIRAEAAKMNQQ; from the exons ATGAGTAATTCTTCCTCTGCTAGTCAGACTAGTTGTCTTCTGGAGGGAAGAAGTTTAGATAAAG CTGAGCAACAGTGTACACTGGGTACTATTGGGACAAGGCTTATGTCGACAGGGCCTGTGGGGAGATCTGATGGGGACCAGTCCCCCTCGGCACAGAAACGTACCGCTACTCAAGCCTTCAGCCTACTTCCCAAACGCAGGAGCTCATCCAG ATCCATAAAACGCAAGAAATTTGATGATGAGCTAGTTGAAAGCAGCCTGGCTAAATCTTCCACTCGGGCAAAGGGCCCAACAGGGATGGAACCTGCGCGGTACTCTGGCAGTGAACCATCATCCAATGAGAAGAAAAAA aTATCAAAATCCACCACCGTGCCATTAGCtcccagcagcatcatcaaacgACTAAAGAAAAGCAAGCAGCCGCTACAAGTCACAAAGGATCTTGGACGATGGAAACCAACAGACGACTTGCTGCTAATAAATGCTGTTTTGCAG ACAAATGACTTGACTGCAGTGCACCTCGGCGTGAAGTTCAGCTGCCACTTCATGTTACGGGAGATCCAGGAACGTTGGTATGCACTCCTGTATGACCCTGTTATATCCAA ACTAGCTTGTCAGGCAATGAGACAGCTTCACCCTGAAGCTATTGCAGCAATTCAGGCCAAGGCTCTCTACAGCAAGGCAGAAGAGCAACAGTTGGCAAAGATTGGATCG ACCAGTCAACCCACACTGGACACTTTTCAGGAGTTGCTAAACAAACACCCAAATGTTTTCTATCAGTCACGCACTGCCAAATCCCTTCAAGTTCACTGGCAGCTAATGAAACAGTACTACCTCTTAGAAGATCAAACAG tCCAACCATTACCCAAAGGAGATCAAGTTCTGAACTTTTCTGATGCTGAAGACATGATAGATGACAGCAAGCTCAA GGAAACACGAGATGATGTTCTGGAACATG AGCTCACTCTAGCAGACCGACGGCAGAAACGAGAGATCCGGCAGCTGGAGCAGGAGCTTCCAAAGTGGCAGGTTCTGGTCGACAGTGTAACAG GTATCAGCTCTCCCGATTTTGATAACCAGACGCTGGCAGTTTTACGGGGGAGAATGGTCCGATACTTGATGAGGTCTCGAGAG ATCACATTGGGTCGAGCCACAAAAGATAATCAGATTGACGTTGACCTTTCTCTAGAGGGACCAGCATGGAAAATCTCCAGAAGGCaag GTATAATAAAGCTGAAGAACGATGGAGACTTCTTCATTGCCAATGAAGGTCGACGTCCCATCTACATCGATGGCAGGCCAGTTCTGAGTGGAAATAAATGGAAATTGAATAACAATTCTGTCGTTGAA ATTGCCGGACTTCGTTTTGTGTTTTTAATTAACCAGGATCTGATTGCGCTGATCAGGGCTGAAGCTGCCAAGATGAACCAGCAGTGA